From Vigna radiata var. radiata cultivar VC1973A unplaced genomic scaffold, Vradiata_ver6 scaffold_215, whole genome shotgun sequence, the proteins below share one genomic window:
- the LOC106778149 gene encoding probable ubiquitin-conjugating enzyme E2 33 isoform X2, which yields MAEKSCIKRLQKEYRALCKEPVSHVVARPSPSDILEWHYVLEGSEGTPFAGGYYYGKIKFPPEYPYKPPGISMTTPNGRFMTQKKICLSMSDFHPESWNPMWSVSSILTGLLSFMMDNSPTTGSVNTTTAEKQRLAKSSLSFNCKNVFIIFHAAQHSGRCSLSTWRSTTSNNFLNRLLKSGSHQRRLLTRVPSQYWRTN from the exons ATGGCGGAGAAATCATGCATCAAGCGCCTTCAGAAGGAATATAGGGCCCTCTGTAAA GAACCAGTTTCTCATGTTGTGGCTCGTCCTTCACCGAGTGATATTCTTGAGTGGC ATTATGTGCTGGAGGGAAGTGAAGGAACACCTTTTGCAG GTGGATATTACTATGGAAAAATCAAGTTTCCTCCTGAATATCCGTATAAACCTCCTGGAATCAG CATGACTACACCAAATGGACGGTTCATGACACAAAAAAAGATCTGTTTGTCTATGAGCGACT TTCATCCAGAAAGTTGGAATCCCATGTGGTCTGTATCAAG CATATTAACAGGACTTCTTTCGTTCATG ATGGACAACAGTCCAACCACTGGCAGCGTAAACACAACTACCGCTGAGAAGCAACGTCTAGCAAAATCTTCCCTTTCTTTCAACTGTAAGAA tgttttcattattttccacGCAGCGCAACATTCAGGAAGATGTTCCCTGAGTACGTGGAGAAGTACAACCAGCAACAACTTTCTGAACAGGCTGCTCAAGAGCGGGTCTCATCAGAGGCGTCTCCTGACAAGAGTTCCAAGTCAGTATTGGAGAACAAATTAG
- the LOC106778149 gene encoding ubiquitin-conjugating enzyme E2 34 isoform X1, with product MAEKSCIKRLQKEYRALCKEPVSHVVARPSPSDILEWHYVLEGSEGTPFAGGYYYGKIKFPPEYPYKPPGISMTTPNGRFMTQKKICLSMSDFHPESWNPMWSVSSILTGLLSFMMDNSPTTGSVNTTTAEKQRLAKSSLSFNCKNATFRKMFPEYVEKYNQQQLSEQAAQERVSSEASPDKSSKSVLENKLESSGEDTRRVDGLKEMRKNRKPFPTWMMLLLFSIFGVVMALPLLQL from the exons ATGGCGGAGAAATCATGCATCAAGCGCCTTCAGAAGGAATATAGGGCCCTCTGTAAA GAACCAGTTTCTCATGTTGTGGCTCGTCCTTCACCGAGTGATATTCTTGAGTGGC ATTATGTGCTGGAGGGAAGTGAAGGAACACCTTTTGCAG GTGGATATTACTATGGAAAAATCAAGTTTCCTCCTGAATATCCGTATAAACCTCCTGGAATCAG CATGACTACACCAAATGGACGGTTCATGACACAAAAAAAGATCTGTTTGTCTATGAGCGACT TTCATCCAGAAAGTTGGAATCCCATGTGGTCTGTATCAAG CATATTAACAGGACTTCTTTCGTTCATG ATGGACAACAGTCCAACCACTGGCAGCGTAAACACAACTACCGCTGAGAAGCAACGTCTAGCAAAATCTTCCCTTTCTTTCAACTGTAAGAA CGCAACATTCAGGAAGATGTTCCCTGAGTACGTGGAGAAGTACAACCAGCAACAACTTTCTGAACAGGCTGCTCAAGAGCGGGTCTCATCAGAGGCGTCTCCTGACAAGAGTTCCAAGTCAGTATTGGAGAACAAATTAGAATCTTCAGGAGAAGACACGAGAAGAGTAGATGGGTTAAAGGAGATgaggaaaaacagaaaaccATTTCCTACATGGATGATGTTATTACTCTTCTCCATCTTTGGGGTTGTAATGGCGTTACCTCTGCTTCAGCTGTGA